GACTGCATCCAAAATTAAAGTCCACACACTCTGCCAAGTAGTTAAATCCGCTCCGGTAATGCCATAATAGGCAAAGAGGGGAGTGATTACGGATAATCCTACCGTCATCCAAAATTGAGGATTGCGAATGCGAACTTTCCAATTAATTTTCATCGGGCATCATTCCTTTCTTATAAGCCAAATAATTTTAAAATAAAAGCACCAATTATAATTGTAGGAAGAAGTATCCACCAATGCAGATATTGTTTAATGATGTCACCAATAGAGATATAATCCTTCTCAGATTCCTCCTTTAGATCTTCCTCAATACTATCCACACGTTGACCAATACCTTTAACATCCTCCTGTAATTCAACCTGGGTCATATTTAATTTTGTAAGATTGATATTAATATTATTAAAGGTTTTATCCATTCGATGTAATTGGATTTGCTGATGCTTATTCATCTCCTGCTGCTGTTCGGATACTAATGTTAAACGATATAATAATTCATGATTACCTTCTAATTTTGAAATTCGGTTCTCTTGATT
This genomic stretch from Lysinibacillus pakistanensis harbors:
- a CDS encoding phage holin, yielding MKINWKVRIRNPQFWMTVGLSVITPLFAYYGITGADLTTWQSVWTLILDAVSNPYVLALIAVSTYNAILDPTTASLSDSSRALTYNKPKRDE